The following proteins are encoded in a genomic region of Gossypium hirsutum isolate 1008001.06 chromosome D05, Gossypium_hirsutum_v2.1, whole genome shotgun sequence:
- the LOC107906325 gene encoding GDP-L-galactose phosphorylase 1 isoform X2, whose protein sequence is MVTVKWLEDKSFLAKNGKSKQLEDSFSFLQGMNFPIYCFGIQSLEEDTSFEGISCIIEEEQSILDAVLLSQWEDRMLKDCFKYDVTTSEIKVVTGKMKFLCQLNEGQITDHLLKSEGNTLLELDPFVFDCVKHQEELLFCLANSKKAKSELIPSASVPDSAVLVIINVTPIEYGHVYLVPCASNRLYRFLDARSTEIITRLAAEINNQSFRIFYNCYIPNCSGVYFEKTCAASHAISAWECGGYLLFRNRYQFDQVTEDAMVNRLSSFSLDDNNFEAVKQLCCSIASKFDV, encoded by the exons ATGGTTACTGTGAAATGGCTTGAAGATAAAAGCTTTCTAGCGAAGAATGGAAAGTCTAAGCAGCTAGAAGATTCTTTCTCGTTTCTTCAAG GTATGAATTTCCCTATTTACTGCTTCGGTATCCAATCTCTTGAGGAAGACACTTCATTTGAAGGTATTTCATGCATCATTGAGGAAGAACAAAGTATATTGGATGCTGTTCTGCTATCTCAG TGGGAAGATCGGATGTTGAAAGATTGTTTCAAGTATGATGTGACAACCTCAGAAATTAAA GTTGTTACTGGAAAGATGAAGTTTCTTTGTCAACTGAATGAAGGGCAGATAACAGATCATCTTTTGAAATCTGAGGGAAATACACTCCTTGAATTGGATCCGTTTGTGTTTGACTGCGTGAAACACCAAGAGGAACTACTTTTTTGTCTTGCCAACAGTAAGAAGGCAAAATCTGAGCTTATTCCTTCAGCTTCTGTGCCTGACAGTGCCGTCTTAGTGATCATCAAT GTAACCCCTATTGAATATGGTCACGTCTATCTGGTACCTTGTGCCTCAAACAGACTTTATCGTTTCCTCGATGCAAGATCCACTGAAATAATCACAAGGCTTGCTGCAGAAATTAATAACCAATCATTTCGCATATTCTACAATTGCTATATACCTAATTGTTCTGGTGTATATTTTGAG AAAACTTGTGCAGCCTCTCATGCCATCTCAGCCTGGGAATGTGGGGGCTACTTGTTGTTCAGGAATAGGTACCAATTTGATCAAGTTACTGAGGATGCCATGGTTAATAGACTGAGCAGTTTCTCCCTTGACGATAACAACTTTGAAGCGGTGAAGCAGCTTTGTTGCAGCATTGCCAGTAAATTTGATGTTTGA
- the LOC107906325 gene encoding GDP-L-galactose phosphorylase 1 isoform X4 translates to MVTVKWLEDKSFLAKNGKSKQLEDSFSFLQGMNFPIYCFGIQSLEEDTSFEGISCIIEEEQSILDAVLLSQWEDRMLKDCFKYDVTTSEIKVVTGKMKFLCQLNEGQITDHLLKSEGNTLLELDPFVFDCVKHQEELLFCLANSKKAKSELIPSASVPDSAVLVIINVTPIEYGHVYLVPCASNRLYRFLDARSTEIITRLAAEINNQSFRIFYNCYIPNCSGVYFEACYFPHPLPVEFRPADHPKSQNTGCSYF, encoded by the exons ATGGTTACTGTGAAATGGCTTGAAGATAAAAGCTTTCTAGCGAAGAATGGAAAGTCTAAGCAGCTAGAAGATTCTTTCTCGTTTCTTCAAG GTATGAATTTCCCTATTTACTGCTTCGGTATCCAATCTCTTGAGGAAGACACTTCATTTGAAGGTATTTCATGCATCATTGAGGAAGAACAAAGTATATTGGATGCTGTTCTGCTATCTCAG TGGGAAGATCGGATGTTGAAAGATTGTTTCAAGTATGATGTGACAACCTCAGAAATTAAA GTTGTTACTGGAAAGATGAAGTTTCTTTGTCAACTGAATGAAGGGCAGATAACAGATCATCTTTTGAAATCTGAGGGAAATACACTCCTTGAATTGGATCCGTTTGTGTTTGACTGCGTGAAACACCAAGAGGAACTACTTTTTTGTCTTGCCAACAGTAAGAAGGCAAAATCTGAGCTTATTCCTTCAGCTTCTGTGCCTGACAGTGCCGTCTTAGTGATCATCAAT GTAACCCCTATTGAATATGGTCACGTCTATCTGGTACCTTGTGCCTCAAACAGACTTTATCGTTTCCTCGATGCAAGATCCACTGAAATAATCACAAGGCTTGCTGCAGAAATTAATAACCAATCATTTCGCATATTCTACAATTGCTATATACCTAATTGTTCTGGTGTATATTTTGAG GCTTGCTACTTCCCTCACCCTTTACCTGTGGAGTTCAGGCCTGCAG ACCACCCAAAATCTCAAAATACTGGCTGCAGCTATTTCTGA
- the LOC107906325 gene encoding GDP-L-galactose phosphorylase 1 isoform X1 has product MVTVKWLEDKSFLAKNGKSKQLEDSFSFLQGMNFPIYCFGIQSLEEDTSFEGISCIIEEEQSILDAVLLSQWEDRMLKDCFKYDVTTSEIKVVTGKMKFLCQLNEGQITDHLLKSEGNTLLELDPFVFDCVKHQEELLFCLANSKKAKSELIPSASVPDSAVLVIINVTPIEYGHVYLVPCASNRLYRFLDARSTEIITRLAAEINNQSFRIFYNCYIPNCSGVYFEACYFPHPLPVEFRPAGTLFGASGRRGIHICSIIDYPIKTLSFQTTQNLKILAAAISEICFQLEEKNIQYNLMISDSGKKIFLFLQKTCAASHAISAWECGGYLLFRNRYQFDQVTEDAMVNRLSSFSLDDNNFEAVKQLCCSIASKFDV; this is encoded by the exons ATGGTTACTGTGAAATGGCTTGAAGATAAAAGCTTTCTAGCGAAGAATGGAAAGTCTAAGCAGCTAGAAGATTCTTTCTCGTTTCTTCAAG GTATGAATTTCCCTATTTACTGCTTCGGTATCCAATCTCTTGAGGAAGACACTTCATTTGAAGGTATTTCATGCATCATTGAGGAAGAACAAAGTATATTGGATGCTGTTCTGCTATCTCAG TGGGAAGATCGGATGTTGAAAGATTGTTTCAAGTATGATGTGACAACCTCAGAAATTAAA GTTGTTACTGGAAAGATGAAGTTTCTTTGTCAACTGAATGAAGGGCAGATAACAGATCATCTTTTGAAATCTGAGGGAAATACACTCCTTGAATTGGATCCGTTTGTGTTTGACTGCGTGAAACACCAAGAGGAACTACTTTTTTGTCTTGCCAACAGTAAGAAGGCAAAATCTGAGCTTATTCCTTCAGCTTCTGTGCCTGACAGTGCCGTCTTAGTGATCATCAAT GTAACCCCTATTGAATATGGTCACGTCTATCTGGTACCTTGTGCCTCAAACAGACTTTATCGTTTCCTCGATGCAAGATCCACTGAAATAATCACAAGGCTTGCTGCAGAAATTAATAACCAATCATTTCGCATATTCTACAATTGCTATATACCTAATTGTTCTGGTGTATATTTTGAG GCTTGCTACTTCCCTCACCCTTTACCTGTGGAGTTCAGGCCTGCAGGTACTTTATTTGGTGCTAGTGGTAGGAGAGGGATTCACATATGTTCTATCATAGACTATCCTATTAAAACCCTCTCTTTCCAGACCACCCAAAATCTCAAAATACTGGCTGCAGCTATTTCTGAGATATGTTTTCAGTTAGAGGAAAAGAACATTCAATATAATCTGATGATTTCTGATTCTGGCAAAAAGATTTTTTTGTTTCTTCAG AAAACTTGTGCAGCCTCTCATGCCATCTCAGCCTGGGAATGTGGGGGCTACTTGTTGTTCAGGAATAGGTACCAATTTGATCAAGTTACTGAGGATGCCATGGTTAATAGACTGAGCAGTTTCTCCCTTGACGATAACAACTTTGAAGCGGTGAAGCAGCTTTGTTGCAGCATTGCCAGTAAATTTGATGTTTGA
- the LOC107906325 gene encoding GDP-L-galactose phosphorylase 1 isoform X3 encodes MVTVKWLEDKSFLAKNGKSKQLEDSFSFLQGMNFPIYCFGIQSLEEDTSFEGISCIIEEEQSILDAVLLSQWEDRMLKDCFKYDVTTSEIKVVTGKMKFLCQLNEGQITDHLLKSEGNTLLELDPFVFDCVKHQEELLFCLANSKKAKSELIPSASVPDSAVLVIINVTPIEYGHVYLVPCASNRLYRFLDARSTEIITRLAAEINNQSFRIFYNCYIPNCSGVYFEACYFPHPLPVEFRPAENLCSLSCHLSLGMWGLLVVQE; translated from the exons ATGGTTACTGTGAAATGGCTTGAAGATAAAAGCTTTCTAGCGAAGAATGGAAAGTCTAAGCAGCTAGAAGATTCTTTCTCGTTTCTTCAAG GTATGAATTTCCCTATTTACTGCTTCGGTATCCAATCTCTTGAGGAAGACACTTCATTTGAAGGTATTTCATGCATCATTGAGGAAGAACAAAGTATATTGGATGCTGTTCTGCTATCTCAG TGGGAAGATCGGATGTTGAAAGATTGTTTCAAGTATGATGTGACAACCTCAGAAATTAAA GTTGTTACTGGAAAGATGAAGTTTCTTTGTCAACTGAATGAAGGGCAGATAACAGATCATCTTTTGAAATCTGAGGGAAATACACTCCTTGAATTGGATCCGTTTGTGTTTGACTGCGTGAAACACCAAGAGGAACTACTTTTTTGTCTTGCCAACAGTAAGAAGGCAAAATCTGAGCTTATTCCTTCAGCTTCTGTGCCTGACAGTGCCGTCTTAGTGATCATCAAT GTAACCCCTATTGAATATGGTCACGTCTATCTGGTACCTTGTGCCTCAAACAGACTTTATCGTTTCCTCGATGCAAGATCCACTGAAATAATCACAAGGCTTGCTGCAGAAATTAATAACCAATCATTTCGCATATTCTACAATTGCTATATACCTAATTGTTCTGGTGTATATTTTGAG GCTTGCTACTTCCCTCACCCTTTACCTGTGGAGTTCAGGCCTGCAG AAAACTTGTGCAGCCTCTCATGCCATCTCAGCCTGGGAATGTGGGGGCTACTTGTTGTTCAGGAATAG
- the LOC121217683 gene encoding probable receptor-like protein kinase At1g30570, which translates to MGKVQGRELLPLLLVVLCAVFRSGEAQSKSFLINCGTNSSVNVEGRKWVGDLAPDNNLTLSSPGVVSTTPALSGDTIFSPLYRSARLFGDELNYTFYGIQGNYFLRLHFCPFSFEDHNVNESSFDVAANGLKLLAQVNVVGEIAHKNLYLQNSGSNSSSFSLVKEYILPINSNSLVIEFTPTKGSFGFINAIEMIPMTDKLFADSVSKVGGNDVNLNLSGRGIETMYRLNVGGPEINPNDDSDYWRAWDVDSGYMITANAGSEINNSSNITYASTNDSSVAPLLVYETARSMSNTQVLEKRFNMSWRFEVDPDFDYLIRLHFCELVFDKPSLRIFRIYINNRTAVNNYDLFVKAGGMNKAYHQDYFDAVSSKIDTLWIQLGPDTAAGASGTDALLNGLEIFKLSRNGNLAHVQRYDSTKSSSHASRFWVLWVGIAAGVATVAILAVAVTRVCCFCKNRGKESGDTKNNSNAGWRPLFLNGSILNSSANAKRSSRLQNLNGSMASTGVGRQFTLAEIRAATNNFDESLVIGVGGFGKVFKGEIGDGTLAAIKRANPQSEQGLAEFHTEIEMLSKLRHRHLVSMIGFCDEQNEMILVYEYMANGTLRSHLFGNDVPPLTWKQRLEACIGAARGLHYLHTGAERGIIHRDVKTTNILLDENFVAKMSDFGLSRAGPSLEHTHVSTAVKGSFGYLDPEYFRRQQLTEKSDVYSFGVVLFEVVCARAVINPSLPKEQINLAEWAMKWQRQKSLETIIDPHLRGNYSAESMEKFGEIAEKCLADEGKNRPTMGDVLWHLEYVLQLHKAWIGSNTTDNSFSSSQALRDLEVKEAENRQFDGNSGLGASNSHG; encoded by the coding sequence ATGGGGAAGGTCCAAGGCAGGGAGTTGTTGCCTTTGCTCCTTGTTGTATTATGTGCAGTTTTTAGAAGTGGCGAAGCTCAGTCAAAGTCTTTTCTGATAAATTGTGGTACAAATTCCAGTGTGAATGTGGAGGGTAGAAAATGGGTTGGTGACTTGGCTCCTGATAACAATCTCACCCTTAGTTCTCCTGGTGTTGTTTCCACTACTCCTGCACTAAGTGGTGATACAATCTTTTCTCCACTCTACAGATCTGCTCGGCTTTTCGGTGATGAATTGAACTACACGTTTTATGGCATCCAAGGGAACTATTTCTTGAGGCTTCATTTCTGCCCCTTCTCCTTCGAGGACCATAATGTAAATGAATCTTCTTTCGATGTTGCGGCAAATGGTCTGAAACTCTTAGCACAGGTTAATGTTGTCGGTGAGATTGCACACAAGAATTTGTACCTCCAGAATTCAGGGAGCAATTCCAGCTCGTTCTCTTTGGTTAAAGAGTATATTTTACCCATCAATTCGAATTCACTTGTGATTGAGTTCACCCCGACAAAAGGATCATTTGGTTTCATTAATGCCATAGAGATGATCCCTATGACTGATAAACTTTTCGCTGATTCTGTCAGTAAAGTGGGTGGAAATGATGTGAATCTGAATCTAAGTGGAAGGGGAATTGAAACTATGTATAGGTTGAATGTTGGGGGTCCGGAGATTAACCCCAACGATGATTCCGATTATTGGAGAGCATGGGATGTGGATTCTGGATATATGATCACAGCAAATGCAGGTTCTGAAATAAATAACAGTTCTAATATTACCTATGCTTCTACAAATGATTCTTCAGTGGCTCCTCTTCTTGTGTATGAAACAGCAAGAAGCATGTCTAACACCCAAGTCTTGGAGAAAAGGTTCAATATGTCATGGAGGTTTGAAGTGGATCCCGATTTTGATTACTTAATCCGCCTACACTTCTGTGAGCTGGTATTTGATAAGCCAAGCCTTAGGATTTTCAGAATCTACATAAACAACCGGACTGCTGTGAATAATTATGACCTTTTTGTGAAGGCAGGTGGAATGAATAAAGCTTATCATCAGGATTACTTTGATGCGGTTTCTTCAAAAATCGACACCCTCTGGATTCAGCTCGGTCCTGACACAGCAGCTGGTGCTTCAGGCACTGATGCTCTCTTGAATGGGCTGGAGATTTTCAAGCTTAGCCGAAATGGAAACCTTGCCCATGTGCAGAGATACGATTCAACAAAAAGTTCAAGTCATGCTTCAAGGTTCTGGGTTCTCTGGGTGGGAATTGCTGCAGGTGTAGCTACTGTTGCCATTCTTGCAGTTGCTGTTACGCGTGTATGCTGTTTCTGcaaaaatcgaggaaaagaatCAGGTGACACGAAAAACAACAGTAATGCTGGGTGGCGGCCATTATTCCTCAACGGTTCTATTTTAAATAGCTCTGCCAATGCCAAGCGATCATCTAGACTTCAAAATCTAAATGGATCTATGGCCTCCACTGGAGTTGGTAGGCAATTTACGCTTGCTGAGATTCGGGCAGCAACAAATAATTTTGATGAAAGTTTAGTGATTGGTGTAGGGGGCTTTGGCAAAGTATTTAAAGGGGAGATTGGAGATGGCACTCTTGCAGCCATAAAGCGAGCAAATCCACAATCTGAGCAAGGGCTTGCTGAATTTCATACTGAGATTGAGATGCTTTCAAAGCTTAGACATAGGCATTTGGTCTCCATGATTGGATTCTGTGATGAACAAAATGAGATGATCTTGGTCTATGAATACATGGCAAATGGAACTCTTAGGAGTCATCTGTTTGGAAATGATGTCCCGCCATTGACTTGGAAGCAGCGATTAGAAGCATGCATTGGTGCTGCCCGGGGACTGCACTACCTTCATACAGGAGCAGAGCGGGGAATTATTCACAGGGATGTTAAAACAACCAACATTTTGTTGGATGAAAATTTTGTGGCTAAAATGTCAGATTTTGGGCTGTCAAGAGCTGGTCCTTCTTTGGAGCATACTCATGTTAGTACTGCAGTGAAGGGGAGCTTCGGATATCTAGACCCTGAGTATTTTCGCAGGCAACAGTTGACCGAGAAATCTGACGTCTACTCTTTTGGTGTGGTGTTGTTCGAAGTTGTTTGTGCTCGTGCTGTTATAAATCCCAGCTTGCCAAAAGAGCAGATAAATCTTGCAGAGTGGGCAATGAAATGGCAGAGACAAAAGTCGCTTGAAACCATTATTGACCCACATCTGAGGGGAAACTATTCTGCAGAATCAATGGAGAAGTTTGGAGAGATAGCAGAGAAATGCCTTGCTGACGAGGGGAAGAACCGGCCTACAATGGGGGATGTTCTATGGCACTTGGAGTATGTGCTGCAACTTCATAAAGCATGGATTGGGTCCAACACCACGGATAATTCCTTCTCAAGCAGTCAGGCCCTGAGGGATTTGGAAGTGAAAGAAGCTGAAAATAGGCAGTTTGATGGAAACTCTGGTTTAGGGGCATCGAACTCTCATGGTTAG